From Sphingobacterium bambusae:
CTGGTATCATGATTACTCTATCGGATATTTATCCTGCAAAAAAAGAGAGACATATGGTCACCTTTGAACGAGATCGTCATTTTGGTGAAAAGCCGCAGAAGTAAAGTTTACGCTGACTTTGGTAGGAATATTTTGTAAAGAAACAGCCGGTGCGCTTCGTGTGCACCGGCTGTTTCTTTATCGTTTAACCATTTCGATGTGTGGGATATCATCTTCCAGGTAGACATCGCTCACCTTTTCAAATCCAAGATCTTCATAAAAACGCTGCAAATAAAGTTGCCCACTGATGCGGATAGCCTGTGTTGGCGCCTCTGATGCCCAGTAAGCAATCGCACGATGCATTAGCTCCTTGCCAAGGCCATACTTGCGGTAGTCGGCATGCACGACCACTCTGCCAATAGATAAATCAGCATAGGAAATGCCCTCCGGCAGCAAACGTGCATAAGCGACAACTTGTTCTTCATGCATGCCAAATAGATGAACCGCTTTAAGATCTTTGTTGTCGCACTCGGGATACAGGCAATTTTGCTCAAGCATAAAAATGTCAATACGCAGTTGCAAGATCTGGTAGAGCTGTAAAGCACTGAGCTCGCTAAACGGTTTGACCGTCCATTGAATCTCCATGATAATGCGGTTAAGACAATAGGGATTTTACAACTTCTGATATGGTGCGTCCATCGGCTTGTCCAGCAAGTTTCTGGTTGGCCAATCCCATTACTTTTCCCATATCTTTCACGGATGTAGCACCCGCTTCACTGATAATTCCCTTAATTACCGCCTCAATAGCGTCGCGATCCAATTGCTTCGGCAAATATTCCTCGATAACTTGCTGCTCTTCGAACTCGATGGCAAACAAGTCTTCCCGATTCTGCTGCTTGTAAATTTCACCGGATTCTTTCCGTTGTTTTACCAGTTTTTGTAATACTTTGATTTCAGCCTCTTCAGTTAGTTCTTCGCTGTGTCCTTTCTCTGTTTTAGCCAATAAAATAGCTGCTTTTACAGCACGCAAGCCACGAAGGCGTGCATTGTCTTTGGCAATCATGGCTGCCTTAATATCTTGATTGATTTTTTGTTCTAATGACATTATTTAAAAAGTTAAAATTTAAAAATTAATATGATCATTTGTACGTATGGAATAACACCCCATAAATACAATACTACTTATCGCGTTTAACGATCGTAGCCGATGCTTGTGCAGTGGGCATCACCAAAAGGTCGTTGATGTTTACGTGTTTTGGTCGCGATAGTACGAACGCGATAATTTCTGCGATATCAATACCGGAAAGTGGTGTTAGTCCTTGATAAACATTTTTTGCCCGCTCTTTGTCTCCCTTGAAGCGCACTTCGGAAAATTCTGTTTCCACCATGCCCGGATCGATAGAAGAAACCCGGATGCCTTTTTCCAACAAATC
This genomic window contains:
- a CDS encoding GatB/YqeY domain-containing protein, whose product is MSLEQKINQDIKAAMIAKDNARLRGLRAVKAAILLAKTEKGHSEELTEEAEIKVLQKLVKQRKESGEIYKQQNREDLFAIEFEEQQVIEEYLPKQLDRDAIEAVIKGIISEAGATSVKDMGKVMGLANQKLAGQADGRTISEVVKSLLS
- a CDS encoding GNAT family N-acetyltransferase, which codes for MEIQWTVKPFSELSALQLYQILQLRIDIFMLEQNCLYPECDNKDLKAVHLFGMHEEQVVAYARLLPEGISYADLSIGRVVVHADYRKYGLGKELMHRAIAYWASEAPTQAIRISGQLYLQRFYEDLGFEKVSDVYLEDDIPHIEMVKR